Proteins encoded in a region of the Scatophagus argus isolate fScaArg1 chromosome 1, fScaArg1.pri, whole genome shotgun sequence genome:
- the tspan3b gene encoding tetraspanin-3b isoform X1 yields the protein MGQCGITSSKTVLVFLNLIFWAAAGILCYIGAYVFITYDDYDHFFEDVYTLIPAVIIIAVGTLLFIIGLIGCCATIRESSCGLATFAAILLLVFVTECVVVVLGYIYRAKVEDEVNHSIQKVYNEYNGTNTDAPSRAIDYVQRQLHCCGIHNYSDWRNTRWFKESKNNSVPVSCCQPSISNCTGTLTRPADLYQEGCEALVVKKLKEIMMYVIWAALTFASIQMLGMLCACVVLCRRSHDPAYELLVTTNSYA from the exons ATGGGGCAATGTGGAATTACGTCATCCAAAACCGTCTTGGTTTTTCTCAATCTCATATTTTGG gctgcagctgggATTTTATGCTACATCGGAGCCTATGTGTTCATCACATATGACGACTATGACCATTTCTTTGAAGACGTGTACACTTTGATTCCGGCTGTCATTATAATAGCAGTCGGCACTCTTCTCTTCATCATTGGCTTAATCGGCTGCTGCGCAACAATACGTGAAAGCTCCTGTGGTCTTGCAACT TTTGCTGCCATTCTCCTGCTGGTATTTGTAAcagagtgtgtggtggtggtgcttGGCTACATATACAGGGCAAAG GTAGAAGATGAAGTGAATCACTCCATCCAGAAGGTTTACAACGAATACAACGGCACCAACACTGATGCTCCCAGTCGTGCTATTGACTATGTGCAGAGGCAG CTTCACTGCTGTGGCATTCACAACTACTCTGACTGGAGGAACACACGCTGGTTTAAAGAGTCCAAGAACAACAGCGTCCcagtcagctgctgtcagcCCAGCATCAGTAACTGCACCGGCACTCTCACTCGACCAGCAGATCTCTACCAAGAG GGTTGTGAAGCTCTTGTtgtgaagaagctgaaggagaTCATGATGTATGTCATATGGGCTGCTCTCACTTTTGCATCTATACAG ATGCTGGGTATgctctgtgcctgtgtggtgCTGTGCAGGAGGAGTCATGACCCAGCGTATGAGCTGCTGGTCACAACCAACAGCTATGCATGA
- the tspan3b gene encoding tetraspanin-3b isoform X2 gives MEAAAGILCYIGAYVFITYDDYDHFFEDVYTLIPAVIIIAVGTLLFIIGLIGCCATIRESSCGLATFAAILLLVFVTECVVVVLGYIYRAKVEDEVNHSIQKVYNEYNGTNTDAPSRAIDYVQRQLHCCGIHNYSDWRNTRWFKESKNNSVPVSCCQPSISNCTGTLTRPADLYQEGCEALVVKKLKEIMMYVIWAALTFASIQMLGMLCACVVLCRRSHDPAYELLVTTNSYA, from the exons ATGGAG gctgcagctgggATTTTATGCTACATCGGAGCCTATGTGTTCATCACATATGACGACTATGACCATTTCTTTGAAGACGTGTACACTTTGATTCCGGCTGTCATTATAATAGCAGTCGGCACTCTTCTCTTCATCATTGGCTTAATCGGCTGCTGCGCAACAATACGTGAAAGCTCCTGTGGTCTTGCAACT TTTGCTGCCATTCTCCTGCTGGTATTTGTAAcagagtgtgtggtggtggtgcttGGCTACATATACAGGGCAAAG GTAGAAGATGAAGTGAATCACTCCATCCAGAAGGTTTACAACGAATACAACGGCACCAACACTGATGCTCCCAGTCGTGCTATTGACTATGTGCAGAGGCAG CTTCACTGCTGTGGCATTCACAACTACTCTGACTGGAGGAACACACGCTGGTTTAAAGAGTCCAAGAACAACAGCGTCCcagtcagctgctgtcagcCCAGCATCAGTAACTGCACCGGCACTCTCACTCGACCAGCAGATCTCTACCAAGAG GGTTGTGAAGCTCTTGTtgtgaagaagctgaaggagaTCATGATGTATGTCATATGGGCTGCTCTCACTTTTGCATCTATACAG ATGCTGGGTATgctctgtgcctgtgtggtgCTGTGCAGGAGGAGTCATGACCCAGCGTATGAGCTGCTGGTCACAACCAACAGCTATGCATGA